In Brevibacillus brevis, a genomic segment contains:
- a CDS encoding ABC transporter ATP-binding protein — protein sequence MENNFLEVDKLQTAFRTDKGEVISVEEVSFQLKPGETIGIVGESGCGKSVTSLSLMRLLGSSGYIKKGTIMFNGKDLTKLTEAEMRQIRGNEISMIFQEPMTSLNPVFTIGNQMLELINLHLKLPAREARAYAIEMLARVGIPRASEIIDEYPHKLSGGMRQRVMIAMALSCKPKLLIADEPTTALDVTIQAQILELMKKLRQESNTAIMIISHDLGVIAEMADKVLVMYAGQVVEEADVFTLFDDPKHPYTKGLMESIPHLEHDSQERLFSIPGTVPTIHQMPKGCRFHTRCQFATEKCAHEKPALLPANPHSGHRVRCWLHTDDQREAPMPSKAEVIA from the coding sequence TTGGAAAACAACTTTCTGGAAGTAGACAAGCTCCAGACGGCGTTCCGAACGGACAAAGGCGAGGTCATCTCCGTCGAGGAAGTGAGCTTTCAGCTGAAGCCCGGCGAGACGATCGGGATCGTAGGCGAATCCGGCTGCGGCAAGAGCGTGACATCCCTGTCCCTCATGCGGCTGCTCGGGAGCTCGGGGTACATCAAGAAGGGCACGATTATGTTTAACGGGAAAGACTTGACGAAGCTGACGGAAGCCGAGATGAGGCAGATTCGGGGAAATGAAATCTCCATGATCTTCCAGGAACCGATGACGTCGCTCAATCCGGTTTTCACGATCGGCAACCAAATGCTGGAGCTGATCAATCTGCACCTCAAGCTCCCGGCCAGAGAGGCGAGAGCCTATGCGATCGAGATGCTGGCGCGGGTGGGAATCCCCCGGGCGTCGGAAATCATTGACGAATACCCGCACAAGCTGTCGGGAGGGATGCGGCAGCGGGTCATGATCGCGATGGCGCTGTCCTGCAAGCCCAAGCTGTTGATCGCGGACGAGCCTACGACCGCGCTCGACGTCACCATTCAGGCGCAAATCCTGGAGCTGATGAAAAAACTGCGCCAGGAGTCGAACACGGCGATTATGATCATCTCCCACGACCTCGGGGTTATTGCGGAAATGGCGGACAAGGTCCTGGTCATGTACGCCGGCCAGGTCGTAGAAGAAGCGGATGTATTCACCTTGTTTGACGACCCGAAGCATCCCTACACCAAAGGGCTCATGGAATCCATTCCCCATCTCGAGCACGACAGCCAGGAGCGGTTGTTTTCCATCCCGGGAACGGTGCCGACGATTCACCAGATGCCAAAGGGGTGCCGTTTCCATACCCGCTGCCAGTTTGCCACAGAAAAATGCGCCCACGAAAAACCAGCCCTGCTCCCTGCGAACCCGCACTCAGGCCACCGCGTACGCTGCTGGCTGCATACGGATGACCAGCGCGAAGCTCCAATGCCGTCCAAGGCGGAGGTGATCGCATGA
- a CDS encoding S9 family peptidase: protein MTGQKRGITADDFYRMRYASDPQLSPDGTAVAYVLTMVDEELAYRSHLFIRSLTAQTSTPLTDGAVRDSAPRWSPDGTRICFVSKRSGKSQLWLIDVDGGEPRQLTRCRTGATNPVWSPDGKRIAFSSLLSPDDSFADTEGDEKKDEPKKAIVVGRMKYKSDDLGYVYDVNRQIAVVDVETGAITPLTEGDYQHTVGAWSPDGKWLAITANRVDDPDLQHSIDVHLVSADGGEWKKLTRSKGTFFFPTWSPDGKKLAYIGSESPTQLIATQKKVWMSDLDSGRQDCITEGWDVQVGDATIGDVRSPGHPNPGAVWTEDGEGMYFLASERGSSGIYHTTLDGEVTQVVGGERNVYGFTLHERGQTAVIAVSDPFTPGDLYAVNLATGEEVRLTDVNRDLFAELELPAPIGLEYEGEDGLPLHGWLLKPVGYEPGRKYPLVLQIHGGPHSMYGHTFFHEFHLLAAKGYAVLYTNPRGSLGYGEKFVQACCGDYGGNDYLDLMSAVKYACGRFDFIDTDRMGVAGGSYGGFMTNWIVGQTNVFKAAVTDRSICNWLSFYGVSDIGYYFAEEEIQASPFGNPEKLWQHSPIRHVANIETPLLIMHGEQDHRCPIEQAEQLYIALQRQGKAPVRFIRFPGASHELSRSGDPQQRVLRLQYTCEWFDTYLLQPQKVVME from the coding sequence ATGACAGGGCAAAAACGAGGCATTACCGCAGATGATTTTTACCGGATGCGCTATGCGAGCGATCCGCAGCTGTCTCCGGACGGTACCGCAGTTGCGTATGTGCTGACGATGGTGGACGAGGAGCTTGCTTATCGGAGCCATTTGTTCATCCGATCGCTGACCGCGCAGACGTCCACGCCCTTGACCGATGGAGCTGTCCGCGACTCTGCCCCGCGCTGGTCTCCGGACGGGACCCGGATTTGCTTCGTCTCCAAGCGGTCCGGCAAATCCCAGCTCTGGCTGATCGACGTTGACGGAGGGGAGCCAAGGCAGCTGACCCGATGCCGTACGGGAGCCACCAATCCGGTCTGGTCGCCGGATGGCAAGCGAATCGCGTTTTCCTCGCTGCTTTCCCCGGACGACTCGTTTGCGGATACGGAGGGCGATGAGAAAAAGGACGAGCCGAAAAAGGCCATCGTCGTCGGACGAATGAAGTACAAGTCGGACGATCTGGGCTACGTGTACGATGTCAACAGGCAGATCGCAGTCGTGGATGTAGAGACAGGAGCGATCACGCCGCTTACCGAGGGAGATTACCAGCACACCGTCGGCGCCTGGTCCCCCGATGGCAAATGGCTGGCCATCACGGCAAACCGGGTGGATGATCCGGACCTGCAGCACAGCATCGACGTTCACCTCGTGTCGGCAGACGGAGGAGAATGGAAAAAGCTGACGCGCAGCAAAGGAACGTTTTTCTTCCCGACCTGGTCCCCCGATGGCAAAAAGCTCGCGTACATCGGCAGCGAATCACCAACCCAGCTGATTGCGACACAGAAAAAGGTGTGGATGTCCGATCTGGATAGCGGCAGGCAGGATTGCATCACGGAAGGCTGGGACGTTCAGGTGGGGGACGCCACGATCGGGGATGTCCGCTCTCCTGGCCATCCGAATCCGGGAGCGGTCTGGACGGAGGACGGAGAAGGCATGTATTTTCTCGCCAGCGAGCGGGGCAGCTCGGGCATCTATCACACGACTTTGGATGGCGAGGTCACGCAGGTCGTGGGAGGGGAGCGGAATGTGTACGGCTTCACCCTGCACGAGCGCGGCCAGACGGCGGTCATCGCCGTCAGCGATCCGTTTACGCCCGGCGACCTGTACGCGGTGAATCTTGCTACGGGCGAGGAAGTGCGCCTGACGGACGTCAATCGCGATTTGTTCGCAGAGCTCGAGCTGCCGGCTCCCATCGGGCTGGAATACGAAGGCGAAGACGGCTTGCCTCTGCACGGCTGGCTGCTGAAGCCGGTCGGGTACGAGCCCGGCAGAAAATACCCATTGGTGCTGCAGATTCACGGCGGTCCTCACTCCATGTACGGTCATACGTTTTTCCATGAATTCCACCTGCTGGCCGCCAAAGGCTATGCGGTCCTTTATACGAACCCGCGCGGCAGCCTGGGATACGGGGAAAAATTCGTCCAGGCGTGCTGCGGCGATTACGGAGGCAACGACTATCTTGATTTGATGAGCGCGGTCAAATACGCATGCGGCCGCTTCGACTTCATCGATACGGACCGGATGGGTGTCGCCGGGGGCAGCTATGGCGGCTTCATGACGAACTGGATCGTCGGACAGACGAATGTGTTCAAGGCCGCTGTCACAGACCGGAGCATTTGCAACTGGCTCAGCTTTTACGGCGTCAGCGACATTGGCTATTATTTCGCGGAGGAAGAAATTCAGGCAAGCCCGTTTGGCAATCCGGAAAAGCTCTGGCAGCATTCGCCGATTCGCCACGTCGCAAACATCGAGACTCCCTTGTTGATCATGCATGGAGAGCAGGACCATCGCTGCCCGATCGAACAGGCCGAGCAGCTGTACATCGCATTGCAGCGCCAAGGGAAGGCGCCGGTTCGCTTCATTCGCTTCCCGGGCGCGAGCCACGAGCTGTCGCGGAGCGGGGATCCCCAGCAGCGGGTGCTGCGTCTGCAGTACACCTGCGAGTGGTTTGACACGTATTTGCTGCAGCCACAGAAAGTGGTGATGGAATAG
- a CDS encoding DMT family transporter yields MIRSYLLLLFCVTLWGSNFVFGSMLVKEFPPLFLADIRLVFTSLFLLSYAWITKKFVKIKPRELGLLILLGLIGTLANQTAYFNGLLTTDATTASLILSMSPIVTAILASLFLKEQFTRRMKIGSVLALMGTFCVVGVGAGLSISKGVMLIVIAMVTFSSSMIIIRKLTETLHPFISTVYSTTVGTLFLTPAAMLTLDPGSHISREIWAWAMLILTAIFMQGICGLVWNQQLKVVGTGKAAVFLNLQPFVAMLVGFLLLGSHVTAIQAGGSLLIVTGVIVATVRSKKASVDKQHKLMTDRSESM; encoded by the coding sequence ATGATTCGATCATACTTGCTGTTGCTTTTTTGTGTGACGCTTTGGGGGAGCAATTTTGTGTTCGGGAGCATGCTGGTAAAGGAATTTCCTCCCCTGTTTTTGGCAGATATTCGGCTGGTGTTTACCTCCCTGTTTTTGCTCAGTTATGCGTGGATCACGAAAAAATTCGTGAAAATCAAGCCCCGGGAGCTGGGACTGCTGATCCTGCTCGGGCTCATCGGCACGCTGGCCAACCAGACCGCCTATTTCAACGGCTTGCTCACGACAGATGCCACCACCGCCTCCTTGATTCTGTCGATGTCGCCGATTGTGACAGCGATTCTCGCGTCGCTGTTCCTCAAAGAGCAATTCACCCGCCGCATGAAAATCGGTTCCGTACTGGCGCTCATGGGCACTTTTTGCGTGGTGGGAGTAGGGGCGGGACTGTCGATTTCCAAGGGGGTCATGCTGATTGTGATCGCGATGGTGACCTTTTCCTCCTCGATGATTATCATCCGCAAGCTCACGGAGACGCTGCATCCGTTTATCTCGACGGTGTACTCGACGACAGTGGGGACTCTCTTCCTCACACCGGCTGCGATGCTTACTCTCGATCCAGGCTCGCACATCAGTCGAGAGATCTGGGCATGGGCCATGCTCATTCTGACCGCGATCTTTATGCAGGGTATATGCGGACTTGTCTGGAATCAGCAATTGAAAGTGGTAGGTACAGGCAAGGCTGCTGTCTTCCTGAATTTGCAGCCGTTCGTTGCGATGCTGGTTGGCTTCCTGCTCTTGGGCTCGCACGTGACAGCCATTCAAGCGGGAGGCTCCCTGCTCATCGTGACAGGAGTGATCGTAGCGACGGTGAGATCCAAGAAAGCGTCTGTCGATAAACAGCACAAGCTGATGACTGACCGTTCGGAGTCGATGTGA
- a CDS encoding S9 family peptidase, with translation MIVDYLQVHSAYQMKVVPGSEEWTFLSKLSGNAQLWRWEEGQTSSEQVTFMPDRVVDYDHSPCGTRTVIGMDHLGDERQQLYLLEERGTAVRPLTESFDHFHYLGGWSPCGEKIVWSSNRRHPRCFDLFVQRIETGEYEEVYQYDGRCVPLRWLADGSGVLFSVQETNIDNALYLLDLETKEAKRLPICSKHARYLSVQLTREGKGGYLVTDREDDTMALFRFSFDSPELERLAFIPGWDIEEAVLSSDEQRIALSTNEGGISTLSVLDLRDLSLVKAEGLPAGVIQSVAWRGEDQLTFTLKSPTMPGDIWTYAIPTQTCGQITNIGRSEAIEGSLVAPELRSFQSFDGLEVPYFYYAKGEGRNRPAVVYVHGGPESQIRAEYHPVFQYLVNQGFIVVAPNVRGSMGYGRTYVTLDDRRKRMDSVADLAWLAKALAEQEGVDGQSIGIMGRSYGGFMVLAALTHYPDLWAAGVDIVGISHFRTFLENTGEWRRRLREAEYGSLADDSDFFEEIAPLNHSAKIKAPLLVFHGRNDTRVPVGEAEQLVADMKARGQQVELHIFEDEGHMTERLENHITMNSKITAFFLRHLAHSQSEKE, from the coding sequence TTGATAGTGGATTATTTGCAGGTGCACTCCGCGTACCAAATGAAGGTGGTTCCAGGGAGCGAGGAGTGGACATTTCTCAGCAAGCTTTCCGGCAATGCCCAGCTATGGCGCTGGGAGGAGGGACAAACGTCTTCAGAGCAAGTCACCTTCATGCCTGACAGGGTAGTGGACTACGACCATTCTCCTTGCGGCACCAGGACGGTAATCGGAATGGACCATCTGGGGGATGAACGGCAGCAGCTCTATCTGCTGGAGGAGAGAGGAACGGCAGTTCGACCATTGACGGAATCTTTCGACCATTTCCATTACCTCGGAGGCTGGTCGCCCTGCGGGGAAAAGATCGTCTGGTCCAGCAACCGCCGCCATCCGCGCTGTTTTGACCTGTTCGTCCAACGGATAGAAACGGGGGAATACGAGGAAGTGTACCAATACGATGGACGCTGCGTGCCGCTAAGGTGGCTGGCCGATGGAAGCGGGGTCTTGTTCAGCGTCCAGGAGACCAACATCGACAACGCGCTCTATCTTCTCGACCTCGAAACGAAGGAAGCAAAAAGGCTGCCGATCTGCTCGAAGCATGCCCGGTACCTGTCCGTGCAATTGACTCGGGAGGGTAAAGGGGGCTATCTGGTCACGGACCGCGAAGACGATACGATGGCGTTGTTCCGGTTTTCCTTCGACAGTCCAGAATTGGAGCGCCTGGCTTTTATTCCCGGATGGGATATCGAGGAGGCTGTACTGTCTTCCGATGAGCAGAGGATTGCCCTCTCCACCAACGAGGGCGGAATCTCGACCCTGTCTGTCCTCGACTTGCGTGACCTTTCCCTGGTGAAAGCGGAGGGACTCCCCGCCGGAGTCATACAATCTGTCGCCTGGCGAGGGGAGGATCAGCTCACGTTTACGCTCAAAAGTCCGACGATGCCGGGGGATATTTGGACCTACGCCATTCCGACACAGACTTGCGGGCAGATCACGAACATCGGGAGGTCTGAGGCGATCGAGGGTAGCCTGGTTGCTCCCGAGCTGCGGAGCTTTCAATCGTTCGACGGTCTTGAGGTGCCCTACTTTTATTATGCGAAAGGCGAGGGACGAAACCGGCCGGCAGTCGTCTACGTTCACGGCGGACCGGAAAGCCAGATCCGCGCGGAGTACCATCCTGTTTTTCAATATTTGGTGAATCAAGGCTTTATCGTGGTGGCCCCGAATGTCCGTGGCAGCATGGGATACGGCCGCACTTACGTTACGCTTGACGACAGGCGAAAGCGGATGGATTCGGTCGCGGACTTGGCCTGGCTAGCGAAGGCATTGGCCGAACAAGAGGGGGTGGACGGGCAATCGATCGGCATCATGGGGCGCAGCTACGGAGGCTTCATGGTGCTGGCGGCCTTGACCCATTACCCGGACTTGTGGGCGGCAGGGGTGGACATCGTCGGGATCTCACACTTCCGGACCTTCCTGGAAAATACGGGAGAGTGGCGGCGCAGGCTGCGGGAAGCGGAGTACGGATCGCTGGCCGACGACAGCGACTTTTTCGAGGAGATCGCCCCGCTCAACCATTCGGCCAAGATCAAAGCCCCATTGCTTGTTTTCCATGGCCGCAACGATACGCGAGTCCCGGTAGGCGAGGCAGAGCAGCTGGTGGCTGACATGAAGGCGAGAGGGCAGCAGGTCGAGCTGCACATCTTCGAGGATGAAGGACACATGACCGAAAGGCTTGAAAACCACATCACGATGAACAGCAAAATCACCGCGTTTTTCTTGCGTCACCTTGCGCATTCCCAATCGGAAAAGGAGTGA
- a CDS encoding dipeptide ABC transporter ATP-binding protein: protein MSAPVQEVATPLLEVQNLKKYFPIKKGIISRTVGQVKAVDGLDLKIFQGETISLVGESGCGKSTTGRAIVQLDPQTEGKVIFEGKELSNLSTAELRKVRTDLQIIFQDPYSSLNPRKRIGDLLAEPLLAHKLADKSEVSRKVDDILEIVGLAKYHKSRYPHEFSGGQRQRIGIARALILQPKLIVCDEPVSALDVSIQAQVLNLLKDLQKEFQLTYLFIAHGLGVVKYISDRIAVMYLGKIVELAKTEDLFQNPRHPYTQALLHAYPIPNPHLRNRERIVMEGDVPNPANPPKGCSFHARCPLAQDICRQQAPVLQGDRHTVACHFPLG, encoded by the coding sequence ATGAGTGCCCCTGTCCAGGAAGTAGCGACTCCCTTGTTGGAGGTTCAAAACCTGAAAAAATACTTCCCCATCAAAAAAGGAATTATCTCTCGCACCGTCGGTCAGGTAAAAGCGGTCGACGGGCTCGACTTGAAAATTTTCCAGGGAGAGACGATTTCGTTGGTCGGGGAGTCGGGCTGCGGCAAGTCGACGACGGGTAGAGCCATCGTCCAGCTCGATCCGCAGACGGAAGGCAAGGTCATCTTCGAAGGCAAAGAGCTGTCCAACCTGTCGACAGCGGAGCTGCGCAAAGTGCGGACGGACCTGCAGATTATCTTTCAGGATCCATATTCGTCCCTAAACCCGAGAAAGCGCATCGGGGATCTGCTTGCCGAACCGCTTCTCGCGCACAAACTGGCCGACAAGAGCGAGGTCAGCCGAAAAGTGGATGACATCCTGGAAATTGTCGGACTGGCCAAGTATCACAAAAGCCGCTATCCTCATGAATTTTCCGGAGGACAACGGCAGCGAATCGGAATCGCCCGGGCACTGATCCTGCAGCCCAAGCTGATTGTGTGCGACGAGCCGGTCTCTGCCCTCGACGTCTCGATTCAGGCCCAAGTGCTCAATCTGCTCAAAGACTTGCAAAAGGAATTCCAGCTCACCTACTTGTTCATTGCGCACGGATTGGGGGTCGTCAAGTACATCAGCGATCGCATCGCAGTCATGTACCTCGGCAAGATCGTGGAGCTCGCCAAGACCGAAGACCTCTTTCAAAATCCGCGCCATCCATACACCCAGGCGCTGCTCCATGCCTATCCCATTCCCAATCCGCATCTTCGCAACCGAGAGCGGATCGTCATGGAGGGCGATGTGCCGAATCCGGCCAATCCGCCCAAAGGGTGCAGCTTCCACGCGCGTTGCCCGCTGGCCCAGGACATTTGCCGCCAGCAGGCACCAGTCTTGCAAGGCGACCGTCATACGGTAGCCTGCCACTTTCCATTAGGCTGA
- a CDS encoding LLM class flavin-dependent oxidoreductase, with amino-acid sequence MYGCRASVLDLSPIYEGVDPYTALQESVLLAQKAEEWGYSRYWVSEHHDMPQLASSTPEVLLAHIGAKTRSIRIGSGAVLLPNYRPYKVAEAFGLLATLYPGRVDLGIGRAPGGSAHASLALCGNFLEQVGKMNELVEDLSALLLQEFTVEGQPVVARPVPPVPAQLWLLGTNQKSAQFAADHGAGYVFGHFMSEQDGGEIVSLYRERFQPSRHHREPNVIVAVGVICAETDEEAQRLASKRERPLGSTIVGGPKRVQRELAEVADKCRANELMIVTDLPDYEKRLRSYEWLARSVFSLDASM; translated from the coding sequence ATGTATGGTTGCCGCGCCAGCGTACTTGATCTGTCCCCGATTTACGAGGGAGTCGATCCGTATACCGCGCTTCAGGAGTCTGTGTTGCTTGCCCAGAAGGCAGAGGAATGGGGATATTCACGCTACTGGGTGTCGGAGCATCACGATATGCCCCAGCTGGCTTCTTCCACGCCGGAGGTGCTGCTGGCCCACATCGGAGCGAAAACCCGAAGCATCCGCATTGGCTCGGGGGCCGTGCTGCTCCCGAATTACAGACCGTACAAAGTGGCGGAAGCATTCGGGCTGCTCGCTACTCTCTATCCAGGACGCGTCGATCTCGGCATTGGACGTGCGCCCGGCGGTTCTGCCCATGCTTCTCTCGCCCTTTGCGGCAACTTCCTGGAGCAGGTCGGGAAAATGAACGAATTGGTCGAGGATCTGTCAGCGCTCTTGCTGCAGGAGTTTACCGTAGAGGGACAGCCGGTCGTCGCGCGCCCCGTGCCGCCGGTTCCCGCACAGCTTTGGCTGCTCGGGACCAATCAGAAAAGCGCCCAGTTCGCGGCAGACCATGGAGCCGGCTACGTCTTCGGCCATTTCATGAGCGAGCAGGACGGAGGAGAGATCGTGTCCCTCTACCGGGAGCGGTTTCAGCCTTCGCGCCACCATCGGGAGCCGAACGTCATCGTGGCAGTCGGAGTCATTTGCGCGGAGACGGATGAAGAGGCCCAGCGCTTGGCGAGCAAACGGGAGAGGCCGCTTGGAAGCACGATCGTCGGCGGGCCCAAGCGTGTGCAGCGCGAATTGGCAGAGGTCGCCGACAAGTGCAGGGCGAATGAGCTGATGATCGTGACCGACCTGCCCGATTACGAAAAACGTCTTCGCTCGTATGAATGGCTGGCCAGGTCCGTGTTTTCCCTTGATGCTTCTATGTAA
- the opp4C gene encoding oligopeptide ABC transporter permease: MVNVKTEHDIPLVNQEVQLGAEESYIRMIVKRFLKHRLAVLGLIVFGLIILSAILAPLISPSDPYAISGEFAAKPSDAHLLGTDQVGRDLLSRLIYASRVSLSVGVGAVAIYVVIGTVLGAMAGYFGKWVDMVIMRITDVFMSFPYLMVILVLVSIMGPSLFNIVVVLGLLGWPSIARIVRGSVLSIKEMDYIKAGIALGYSTPKIVFQHILPNCLAPILVNATFGIAQAIIMEASLSFLGMGVQPPTASWGNMLTEAQSLTVLSSQPWLWIPPGLMILLAVLSINFMGDGLRDAMDPKSLK; this comes from the coding sequence ATGGTCAATGTAAAGACGGAGCATGACATCCCGCTCGTCAATCAGGAGGTGCAACTCGGAGCAGAGGAAAGCTACATCCGCATGATCGTCAAGCGGTTCCTCAAGCATAGGCTCGCCGTCCTCGGCCTGATCGTGTTTGGCTTGATCATTCTGTCGGCGATCCTCGCGCCGCTGATCTCTCCCAGCGATCCGTATGCCATCTCCGGTGAATTCGCCGCGAAGCCTTCCGATGCCCATTTGCTGGGGACCGATCAGGTCGGACGCGATCTCCTGAGCCGCCTGATCTATGCATCCCGCGTGTCGCTGTCCGTGGGAGTCGGAGCGGTGGCGATCTACGTGGTCATCGGTACAGTCCTGGGCGCGATGGCGGGCTATTTTGGCAAATGGGTGGACATGGTCATCATGCGGATCACAGACGTGTTCATGTCGTTTCCGTACCTCATGGTCATCCTCGTGCTGGTAAGCATCATGGGCCCGAGCCTGTTCAACATCGTCGTTGTTTTGGGACTGTTGGGGTGGCCCTCCATCGCGCGTATCGTCCGGGGCAGCGTCCTGTCCATCAAGGAGATGGACTACATCAAAGCGGGGATCGCGCTTGGCTATTCCACGCCCAAGATCGTCTTCCAGCACATTTTGCCGAACTGCCTGGCTCCGATTTTGGTCAACGCGACGTTCGGAATCGCTCAGGCCATCATCATGGAAGCTTCTCTCAGCTTTCTCGGGATGGGTGTTCAGCCTCCTACGGCGAGCTGGGGAAATATGCTGACCGAGGCGCAATCTCTGACCGTTTTGTCTTCGCAACCTTGGCTCTGGATCCCGCCAGGCCTGATGATCCTGCTCGCAGTCCTCTCCATCAACTTCATGGGGGACGGCTTGCGGGATGCGATGGATCCAAAGAGCCTGAAGTAA
- a CDS encoding ABC transporter permease: MFPYIIRRLLIAIPVLLGVTVFSFLIVNLAPGNPVEMFVNPDISQADIELKKEALGLNDPIYVQYFRWLGNLVQGDFGFSYSTYEPVLSMVAQRIGPTLLLMGTALIVAYLFAIPIGVLSATRQYSWLDYLSTSASFLGISIPHFFLGLGFIYIFAVQLHVLPTGGMNTLGSDEGFADTFKHLILPALVLAAGIAGRMVRYVRSSMLDILGQDYLRTARSKGLREFFVINKHAFRNALIPIITVIGIDVSVLIGGAVVTEQIFQWPGLGQLTIQSIGSRDYPTLMAINFLAAIAVLTSNLLADIFYSVADPRIKYD, encoded by the coding sequence ATGTTTCCGTATATCATCAGACGGCTGTTGATCGCCATTCCTGTTCTCCTCGGTGTTACCGTGTTCAGCTTTCTCATCGTGAATCTGGCGCCGGGCAATCCCGTGGAAATGTTCGTCAATCCGGATATATCGCAAGCGGATATCGAGTTGAAAAAGGAAGCGCTGGGCCTGAACGATCCCATCTACGTCCAGTACTTCCGCTGGCTGGGCAATTTGGTACAGGGCGACTTTGGATTTTCGTATTCCACCTATGAACCGGTCCTCAGTATGGTCGCCCAGCGCATCGGCCCGACGCTGCTGCTGATGGGAACGGCCTTGATCGTGGCGTATCTTTTTGCCATTCCCATCGGTGTCCTGAGCGCGACCAGGCAGTATTCCTGGCTGGATTACCTGTCGACTTCCGCCTCCTTTCTCGGGATATCCATCCCGCACTTCTTTCTGGGGCTGGGGTTCATCTACATTTTCGCGGTGCAGTTGCACGTGCTTCCGACAGGCGGCATGAATACGCTCGGCAGCGACGAAGGATTCGCCGATACCTTCAAGCATCTGATCTTGCCCGCTCTGGTGCTCGCAGCTGGAATCGCCGGGAGAATGGTGCGCTATGTGCGCTCCAGCATGTTGGATATCCTGGGGCAGGATTACCTGCGAACCGCACGCTCCAAAGGATTGCGCGAATTTTTCGTCATCAACAAGCACGCGTTTCGCAATGCCTTGATTCCCATTATTACCGTCATCGGGATCGACGTTTCCGTGTTGATCGGAGGAGCGGTCGTGACCGAGCAGATTTTCCAATGGCCGGGACTTGGCCAGCTGACGATTCAATCGATTGGCTCCCGGGATTATCCGACTTTGATGGCGATCAATTTCCTGGCGGCGATCGCCGTCCTGACTTCCAATTTGCTCGCCGACATTTTCTATTCGGTAGCGGACCCGCGGATCAAATATGACTAA
- a CDS encoding M20 family metallopeptidase — translation MLKDWFVQLESMYEQMVEWRRHLHQYPELSFQEVETPKMIAGILESYGVEVKTGIGGRGVVGTIRGAKPGKTIALRADFDALPIPDEKDVPYKSKVPGVMHACGHDGHTATLLAVAKVLCDNREKLSGNVVLLHQHAEELSPGGAIGMIADGCLDGVDVVFGTHLTSQAPTGTYLYAKGYAMAAADSFEIKIQGKGGHGASPHETIDAVAIGAQLVNQLQYIVSRQINPQKAAVLSVGSFHAGNAGNVIADSAVLKGTVRSFDENVRQHMEREVASIVSGISQALHADCQLNYQAGYPAVYNHPAETDTFIEIVKGFAEDSHVVEMTPIMGSEDFAYYLQEKPGMFFFTGARNEEIGAKYPHHHPLFDFDERAMVHAAKALVALVYHYAVEKEAEPALEKTV, via the coding sequence ATGTTGAAGGATTGGTTCGTCCAATTGGAGTCGATGTACGAGCAGATGGTGGAGTGGAGAAGGCATTTACACCAATATCCGGAGCTTTCGTTTCAAGAGGTGGAGACGCCCAAGATGATTGCCGGCATTTTGGAGAGCTACGGCGTGGAAGTGAAGACCGGGATCGGCGGAAGAGGCGTGGTCGGCACCATAAGGGGCGCTAAGCCCGGAAAGACGATTGCCTTGCGGGCGGACTTCGATGCGCTCCCGATTCCAGACGAAAAGGACGTCCCCTATAAGTCGAAGGTGCCTGGCGTCATGCACGCTTGCGGACATGACGGACATACGGCCACCTTGCTGGCAGTGGCCAAGGTCCTCTGCGACAATCGGGAGAAGCTCTCAGGCAACGTAGTCCTCTTGCATCAGCACGCGGAAGAGTTGTCCCCAGGCGGTGCGATCGGGATGATTGCCGATGGCTGCCTCGATGGCGTAGATGTCGTATTTGGCACCCACCTGACTTCACAGGCGCCAACAGGGACGTACCTGTATGCCAAAGGCTACGCGATGGCAGCCGCGGATTCGTTTGAGATCAAGATTCAGGGGAAAGGCGGACACGGAGCCTCTCCGCATGAAACCATAGACGCTGTGGCGATCGGGGCACAGCTCGTCAACCAGCTGCAATACATCGTCAGCAGGCAGATCAATCCGCAAAAGGCTGCTGTCCTGTCGGTCGGCTCGTTCCATGCGGGCAATGCGGGAAATGTCATTGCGGACTCCGCCGTTTTGAAAGGGACTGTGCGCTCGTTCGACGAGAACGTCCGACAGCACATGGAGCGTGAAGTGGCCAGCATCGTCAGCGGGATCAGCCAGGCGCTGCATGCGGATTGCCAATTGAACTATCAGGCCGGCTATCCCGCCGTCTACAATCATCCCGCGGAGACCGATACATTCATCGAGATTGTCAAAGGCTTTGCAGAGGACTCGCACGTGGTGGAAATGACGCCGATCATGGGCAGCGAAGACTTCGCCTACTATTTGCAAGAAAAGCCCGGCATGTTCTTTTTCACCGGAGCGCGCAACGAGGAAATCGGAGCGAAATACCCCCATCATCATCCTTTGTTCGATTTCGACGAGCGTGCGATGGTGCATGCAGCGAAAGCACTGGTTGCACTCGTCTACCATTACGCCGTGGAAAAAGAAGCGGAGCCTGCTCTGGAAAAGACGGTCTGA